One Candidatus Binatia bacterium genomic region harbors:
- the lnt gene encoding apolipoprotein N-acyltransferase, translating to MSDELSRVPSSRWWNDWVLVSLSIALHAVAFPPWDQPLAAWVALAPLLLALRQKAPARAFLLGFVWGTGSIWAQGYWVPLGIAYYYDQTLLFGLLFSLVASIVFYATYAAAFALAAARLPIGWSAFPRACGLGMIFVTAEWARASLLTGDPWLLLGYALVPGLGFAQIADLGGVYILSFFLVLANAALVECWVGFPQRSGVRLKEALSTLALAVLIPGVYGVWRLLNPVVATETIPVAIVQTNQDLGSHWQEEFYGRGLRDYFSLSEKAVRAGAEFLFWPEGSVNFFVADDPNYRAAVEAQVAAWDVDLILGGPFRDLDDSGVPSYRNSAFYLEPENGLVDRYDKHRLLPFGEYFPLEMIRLLRRFERVRSFTPGEGPSWVDTDRGRMAISICFEAIFPDEVRRQMNAGAKLLVNLSNDAWLGPGAGPSQHLLMVRLRAIENRTWVVRATPTGISALINPYGSVARELERGEAGFLSGDVGLLSVATPYQRYGDVFALVCALGSGAFLLNARFRRFQRRGSA from the coding sequence GTGAGTGACGAACTTTCCAGGGTGCCATCCTCCAGGTGGTGGAACGACTGGGTACTGGTTTCGCTGTCGATTGCGTTGCACGCGGTAGCTTTTCCTCCGTGGGACCAGCCGCTTGCTGCCTGGGTCGCGCTGGCACCGTTACTACTGGCCCTTCGTCAAAAAGCGCCGGCCCGGGCTTTCCTGCTTGGCTTTGTCTGGGGGACTGGTTCGATTTGGGCGCAGGGCTATTGGGTGCCTCTGGGGATTGCCTATTACTACGACCAGACCTTGCTCTTTGGCCTGTTGTTTTCGCTCGTCGCCTCGATTGTTTTCTATGCCACCTACGCGGCTGCTTTTGCTCTCGCCGCCGCGCGCTTGCCCATCGGCTGGTCAGCGTTTCCGCGGGCGTGCGGTTTGGGCATGATCTTCGTGACGGCAGAATGGGCGCGCGCCAGTCTTTTGACCGGCGACCCCTGGTTGCTCCTGGGCTATGCGCTGGTCCCGGGTCTTGGTTTCGCGCAGATCGCGGACTTGGGTGGCGTTTATATCCTGAGCTTTTTTCTGGTTCTTGCGAATGCAGCTCTGGTGGAATGTTGGGTTGGCTTCCCGCAGCGCTCGGGGGTGCGTTTGAAGGAAGCCCTGTCCACGCTCGCCCTCGCGGTTCTCATTCCCGGCGTATACGGCGTATGGCGCCTTTTGAACCCGGTCGTGGCTACCGAAACAATACCGGTCGCAATTGTTCAGACGAACCAGGACCTCGGATCGCATTGGCAGGAAGAGTTTTACGGACGAGGACTGCGCGACTATTTTTCTCTTTCGGAAAAAGCGGTCCGCGCAGGTGCCGAGTTTCTTTTCTGGCCGGAAGGCTCTGTCAATTTTTTCGTAGCCGATGACCCGAACTACCGGGCCGCGGTGGAAGCTCAGGTTGCCGCTTGGGATGTGGATCTGATTTTGGGCGGACCCTTTCGCGATCTGGATGATTCCGGGGTTCCGTCCTATCGGAACTCGGCGTTTTACCTTGAGCCCGAAAATGGTCTGGTCGATCGCTACGACAAGCATCGGCTACTTCCCTTCGGCGAATATTTTCCGCTGGAGATGATTCGCCTTTTGCGTCGCTTCGAAAGGGTACGTTCATTTACGCCCGGCGAGGGGCCCTCCTGGGTGGATACGGATCGAGGTCGAATGGCGATCTCGATTTGTTTCGAAGCTATATTCCCCGATGAAGTCCGCCGGCAGATGAACGCCGGGGCAAAATTATTGGTCAATCTCTCGAACGATGCATGGCTTGGGCCAGGCGCCGGTCCGTCGCAGCATCTCCTGATGGTCCGCTTGCGTGCCATCGAGAATCGGACCTGGGTGGTGCGCGCCACGCCGACCGGGATATCGGCCTTGATCAACCCCTATGGATCGGTCGCGCGTGAGCTCGAGCGCGGTGAGGCCGGATTTTTGAGTGGGGATGTCGGGCTGCTTTCGGTAGCGACACCCTACCAGCGATATGGGGATGTATTTGCGCTTGTGTGCGCGCTGGGCAGCGGGGCTTTTCTGCTGAACGCGCGCTTCCGGCGTTTCCAGCGCCGCGGGTCGGCTTGA
- a CDS encoding FeoA family protein, with product MLSLADLGPGSVVKIATGVETGRRLSSLGLVAGTEVRVVRRAPMGDPLELEVRGCRICLRAEQLRQVVVERVS from the coding sequence ATGTTGAGTTTGGCGGATTTGGGACCGGGTTCCGTGGTGAAGATCGCAACCGGCGTAGAGACGGGCAGGAGACTTTCCTCGTTGGGGCTGGTCGCGGGGACCGAGGTCCGCGTGGTTCGCCGTGCACCTATGGGCGATCCTCTCGAGCTGGAAGTGCGAGGATGCCGGATTTGCTTGCGTGCCGAGCAGCTGCGGCAGGTGGTCGTGGAGCGTGTTTCGTGA
- a CDS encoding ferrous iron transporter B → MTAAPKIPSATEGLSTIALVGSPNAGKTTLFNALTGSSAKIGNYAGVTVERREGTFRSGDVARRILDLPGTYALEGETPDEKIVHQVLQGEIAGEPLPDALLVVADATTLQRSLGLVLEAIEHGLPTLLVLTMIDEVKARGGRLDPMALSRELGVHVLGVVGHRGVGLAPLRKFLEDPASWPRPSAADAVNIENSQERFARVDALCAAAAAADLEPDRRSDRIDRVLLHPWIGLGVFGLVMVLLFQSIFAWAVPAMDVIDEGFGWLAGASREVLPAGLFADLIADGVIAGVGGVVIFLPQIVILFTFLHLLQDVGYMARAAFVIDRVMGWAGLQGRSFVPLLSCFACAIPGMMAARTIASPRERLATILVAPFMTCSARLPVYALLIAAFVPATSVGPLGLQGLVMLGLYLLGALTAFGTAWLLTSTLLRGQVSVFYMELPPYRWPTWRLLGRQVWQSASAFLKRAGTIILASSIVLWVLMTFPTAPENPAFTPDQQAQANLEASAASSLGHFIEPVIQPLGFDWKIGVGLVASLAAREVIVSTLAQLYAVADTESGRPLREALKNDIDPRTGERVFDLPTALSLLVFFVFALQCTSTVVVMARETGGWGWPTLAFTYMLGLAWLGSFVTYQVATRLL, encoded by the coding sequence GTGACCGCCGCTCCGAAAATCCCCTCGGCAACCGAGGGCTTGTCGACGATTGCGTTGGTGGGTTCACCAAATGCCGGCAAGACAACGCTGTTCAATGCCCTGACCGGATCTTCGGCAAAGATCGGAAACTACGCCGGCGTCACGGTCGAGCGGCGTGAGGGAACCTTCCGCAGTGGGGACGTGGCACGGAGGATTCTGGATCTGCCAGGGACCTACGCGCTCGAAGGTGAGACACCGGACGAGAAAATCGTTCACCAGGTTCTGCAGGGAGAAATTGCCGGGGAGCCGCTTCCGGACGCCTTGTTGGTGGTAGCGGATGCCACCACTCTGCAGCGCAGTTTGGGACTGGTACTGGAGGCAATCGAACACGGATTGCCGACTCTGCTCGTGCTTACGATGATCGATGAGGTCAAAGCACGAGGCGGCCGACTCGACCCGATGGCTCTGTCCCGAGAACTGGGCGTACACGTTCTCGGCGTCGTCGGACACCGGGGTGTGGGCCTGGCGCCGCTGCGCAAATTTCTCGAGGACCCTGCAAGTTGGCCGCGACCTTCTGCCGCAGACGCCGTCAACATCGAGAATTCACAGGAGCGTTTTGCTCGCGTGGATGCCTTGTGTGCGGCCGCGGCCGCAGCGGATCTGGAGCCGGATCGTCGAAGCGATCGAATCGATCGGGTCCTGCTGCATCCATGGATCGGGCTGGGTGTTTTCGGGCTCGTCATGGTGCTGCTCTTTCAAAGTATCTTTGCCTGGGCCGTGCCGGCCATGGATGTGATCGATGAGGGTTTTGGGTGGCTCGCCGGGGCTTCGCGGGAGGTGTTGCCGGCAGGACTCTTCGCCGATCTGATTGCTGACGGTGTGATCGCGGGCGTGGGTGGGGTGGTGATCTTCCTTCCACAAATCGTGATCCTCTTTACCTTTCTGCATCTGCTTCAGGATGTCGGATATATGGCCCGTGCCGCCTTTGTCATCGATCGGGTGATGGGGTGGGCCGGGCTGCAGGGCCGAAGCTTTGTGCCCTTGTTGTCCTGTTTTGCCTGCGCGATTCCGGGCATGATGGCGGCACGAACCATCGCGTCGCCGCGCGAGCGACTGGCGACGATTCTCGTGGCACCGTTCATGACGTGCTCGGCGCGGTTACCGGTTTACGCCTTGCTCATCGCAGCCTTTGTGCCGGCAACGTCGGTCGGGCCTTTGGGGCTGCAGGGCCTGGTGATGCTGGGGCTTTATCTTCTCGGCGCGCTGACGGCCTTTGGTACCGCCTGGCTCCTGACATCCACGCTGCTGCGTGGGCAAGTGTCCGTTTTTTACATGGAACTCCCCCCCTATCGATGGCCCACGTGGCGCTTGCTGGGTCGGCAGGTCTGGCAAAGCGCCTCCGCATTTTTGAAGCGAGCCGGTACGATCATTCTCGCCTCTTCGATTGTTCTGTGGGTGCTGATGACCTTCCCGACGGCGCCTGAAAATCCTGCATTCACGCCCGACCAGCAGGCTCAGGCGAACCTCGAGGCCAGCGCGGCTTCCAGTTTGGGGCATTTTATCGAACCCGTCATCCAACCGCTCGGTTTCGATTGGAAAATCGGCGTGGGCCTTGTCGCCAGCCTGGCGGCTCGTGAGGTGATCGTTTCGACCTTGGCGCAACTCTACGCGGTTGCGGATACGGAAAGTGGTAGGCCACTTCGCGAGGCTCTGAAGAATGATATCGATCCGCGCACAGGAGAGCGTGTCTTCGATCTGCCGACGGCGCTTTCGTTGCTCGTCTTTTTCGTCTTTGCGCTCCAATGCACATCAACGGTTGTTGTGATGGCTCGCGAGACCGGAGGGTGGGGTTGGCCAACACTTGCCTTTACCTACATGCTCGGGCTGGCTTGGTTGGGGAGCTTTGTCACGTATCAGGTGGCCACAAGGTTGCTGTAA
- a CDS encoding amidohydrolase, which yields MKKLIRQVLVAACLLVLPLVRGAVAEEKLKVFVARKIITMDLALPEATAVAVRGDTIVSVGSLESLSPWLAKYPHQIDRTFADAVLMPGLIDPHLHPMMAAVILSMNFATPDGWNLPDRTVRAVRGAEAYQQRLRELEAGTPQDEILFVWGFQPEFHGAINRAILDGISPDRPALLWHRSFYEVYMNTAALELLEISAEEVKDLPAANWEEGHFYETGLAAIQKKLMPVVASPARVASGLRQLRDILHAGGITTVGDMASGGLDLNLEFALMQTVFENDETPFRVFLIPKAYGLGTKLGDTKALAEIQALPKKNTPRLQYIPNIKLFADGAFFSQRMQLGPPGYIDGHVGDWLMTPAELEDAARVYWNAGYQIHVHANGDAGIDATLDVLAALLQENPRRNHRFTIEHFGYSTPAQVERIARLGAQISANPYYLFALGDLYAEVGLGTDRAEVISRIGTAVRRSIPVALHSDFPMAPARPLQLAWNAASRRTSSGKIFSPEEQLTLDQALRAVTIDAAYILGKEDQIGSIVAGKKADFTAVGVDPYEVGVRGLDKITIRGTVFEGEAHPAAGVGE from the coding sequence ATGAAGAAATTGATTCGCCAAGTTCTTGTTGCCGCGTGCTTGCTCGTTCTGCCGCTCGTGCGCGGGGCTGTTGCCGAGGAGAAACTGAAGGTCTTTGTTGCTCGCAAGATCATCACGATGGACCTGGCGTTGCCCGAGGCGACTGCGGTAGCCGTGCGAGGGGATACCATCGTATCGGTCGGCTCTCTGGAATCCTTGTCGCCGTGGCTGGCGAAATATCCCCATCAAATTGACAGGACCTTTGCGGATGCCGTCCTCATGCCGGGATTGATCGATCCCCACCTCCATCCGATGATGGCAGCGGTGATCCTGTCGATGAACTTCGCTACGCCGGATGGTTGGAATTTGCCGGACCGGACGGTTCGAGCGGTACGCGGAGCGGAGGCCTACCAGCAGCGATTACGGGAATTGGAAGCCGGAACACCACAGGACGAGATTCTTTTCGTATGGGGTTTCCAGCCTGAGTTTCATGGTGCGATCAACCGCGCGATCCTCGATGGCATTTCTCCCGATCGACCGGCCCTTCTCTGGCACCGCTCCTTTTACGAAGTTTATATGAATACGGCCGCGCTTGAGTTGCTGGAAATTTCGGCAGAGGAGGTGAAGGACCTGCCGGCAGCCAACTGGGAGGAGGGTCATTTTTACGAAACCGGTCTGGCGGCCATTCAGAAGAAATTGATGCCGGTGGTCGCTTCGCCTGCGAGGGTGGCTTCGGGCTTGAGGCAACTCCGCGACATCCTGCATGCCGGCGGGATTACGACTGTCGGTGATATGGCCTCGGGCGGGCTTGATCTCAATCTCGAGTTTGCGCTGATGCAGACGGTTTTCGAGAATGACGAGACCCCTTTTCGCGTCTTTCTGATTCCCAAAGCATACGGACTCGGTACCAAATTGGGTGACACGAAAGCCCTTGCCGAGATTCAGGCCTTGCCGAAGAAAAATACCCCGCGCCTGCAGTATATTCCCAACATCAAACTCTTTGCTGATGGCGCCTTCTTTTCGCAGCGAATGCAGTTGGGGCCCCCCGGCTATATCGACGGGCATGTCGGTGACTGGTTGATGACGCCCGCGGAGTTGGAAGACGCCGCTCGTGTGTATTGGAATGCGGGGTATCAGATTCATGTGCATGCGAACGGGGACGCCGGTATCGATGCGACGCTGGATGTCCTAGCGGCTCTGTTGCAGGAAAATCCGCGAAGGAACCATCGTTTCACGATTGAGCATTTTGGATATTCGACTCCCGCCCAGGTCGAGAGGATCGCGCGTCTTGGCGCGCAAATCTCCGCGAATCCCTATTATCTCTTCGCACTTGGCGATCTTTACGCCGAGGTCGGTCTGGGGACAGATCGTGCGGAGGTGATTTCCAGAATTGGTACTGCGGTGCGGCGTAGCATTCCGGTCGCTCTGCATTCTGATTTCCCCATGGCGCCCGCTCGTCCGTTGCAGTTGGCGTGGAACGCTGCTTCACGGCGAACCTCGAGCGGAAAGATTTTTTCTCCGGAAGAGCAATTGACGCTGGACCAGGCGTTGCGTGCGGTGACCATCGATGCCGCTTATATTCTGGGCAAGGAAGATCAGATTGGCAGCATTGTGGCCGGCAAGAAGGCAGACTTTACAGCCGTGGGTGTGGACCCTTACGAAGTCGGTGTTCGCGGTCTGGACAAAATTACAATTCGGGGCACTGTGTTCGAAGGCGAAGCGCACCCGGCAGCAGGAGTAGGTGAGTGA
- a CDS encoding glycoside hydrolase family 3 C-terminal domain-containing protein: protein MSGPGDKLMEQLTREEKVSLVAGHDMWTTTAIPRLGIPPLKVTDGPNGARGGSFSGKASACFPCGSALAASWDIDLVEEVGEALADEVRTKGARMLLAPTVNIHRTVLAGRNFECFSEDPHLAARMAVAYVRGVQSRRVSVCIKHFVCNDQEYERMTISSELGDRALREIYLRPFEAAVKEAGARGVMSAYNRIRGTYACENEPLLRDVLRNEYGFAGVVVSDWFGTQSTAEALTAGLDLEMPGPSQRRGEHLVAALEEGAVAEGALDAAVRNILDLLEWTGALEEGGPEEEASSDAARHRDLLHRASVNSIVLLRNEGNRLPLAAEKLSRIAVIGPNADEIEPQGGGSAQVALGEIQSPLRAIRERFESSAEIAFERGCDIHRTIPALRCAAVIEYFEGRELEGAALATEEIRRLHFTWLGVPAKEVSTIFSARVRCTYTAEETGAYAFGLVSAGRSRLSVDGKILVDNWTKQETGSSFFGIGSTEVSEELHLEAGRSYEIVVEYSSLPMGGLGGVTIGCLAPRPENMMERAVAAATNADAAIVFLGSNPDWESEGRDRKSMQLPGDQEELIRRVAAANPNTIAVVNAGSPTAMEWAEQVPGVLQLWYPGQEGGRAIVDVLFGDAEPGGRLPTTFPRRIEDDPAFLHYPGERGHVAYGEGVFVGYRGYEKKKVDPRFCFGHGLSYAEFSFGPLELSSAEMSEASPLTVSVSLENIGNRTGSEVVQVYIADPEASVARPEKELVAFRKVFLEPGQSSELSFTITPRDLSFWDPQQGGWLAEAGSFEVRVGRSSGDIRGVASFSLAQDIRDEC, encoded by the coding sequence ATGAGTGGTCCGGGCGACAAGTTGATGGAGCAATTAACGCGGGAAGAAAAAGTGAGCCTGGTCGCGGGCCACGATATGTGGACGACGACCGCCATTCCGCGATTGGGGATTCCGCCCCTGAAGGTTACGGATGGCCCCAACGGGGCGCGAGGGGGGTCGTTTTCGGGAAAGGCCTCGGCCTGTTTCCCTTGCGGGAGTGCTCTCGCTGCCAGCTGGGATATCGACCTCGTGGAAGAGGTCGGCGAGGCTCTGGCGGACGAGGTCCGGACCAAGGGCGCCCGGATGCTGCTCGCGCCAACCGTCAACATTCATCGAACGGTTTTGGCCGGAAGAAACTTCGAATGCTTCTCCGAAGATCCACATCTGGCGGCCCGCATGGCTGTCGCCTACGTTCGCGGCGTCCAGAGTCGGCGGGTTTCGGTCTGCATCAAGCATTTCGTCTGCAACGATCAGGAATATGAACGGATGACGATTTCGTCGGAGTTGGGCGATCGCGCACTCCGCGAAATTTATTTACGCCCTTTTGAGGCCGCGGTGAAGGAGGCGGGTGCCCGTGGGGTGATGTCCGCCTATAACCGCATCCGCGGGACTTATGCCTGCGAGAACGAGCCACTTCTGCGTGATGTTCTTCGGAACGAATACGGATTCGCCGGGGTCGTTGTCTCTGACTGGTTTGGCACGCAATCGACCGCGGAAGCGCTGACTGCGGGCCTCGATCTCGAGATGCCGGGCCCGTCCCAGCGTCGAGGCGAGCATCTCGTCGCGGCACTCGAGGAAGGCGCAGTGGCGGAAGGTGCTCTGGATGCGGCCGTCCGCAATATTCTCGACCTTCTCGAGTGGACGGGTGCTCTCGAGGAGGGCGGACCTGAGGAGGAGGCCAGCAGCGATGCTGCCCGGCATCGTGATCTTTTGCATCGGGCGTCCGTGAATTCGATCGTTCTTCTTCGGAACGAGGGAAATCGACTTCCTCTGGCTGCGGAAAAGTTGTCGCGGATCGCGGTCATCGGCCCGAACGCGGATGAGATTGAACCGCAGGGCGGCGGGAGTGCACAGGTCGCGTTGGGCGAGATTCAATCACCCTTGCGGGCGATTCGAGAGCGCTTCGAGTCCTCGGCGGAGATCGCCTTTGAACGTGGCTGCGACATCCATCGCACGATCCCGGCATTGCGCTGCGCTGCGGTGATTGAATACTTTGAAGGGCGTGAACTCGAGGGTGCGGCTCTGGCGACCGAGGAAATTCGACGGCTTCATTTCACCTGGCTGGGTGTGCCGGCCAAGGAAGTTTCGACCATCTTTTCGGCGCGGGTGCGCTGCACCTATACGGCTGAGGAAACAGGAGCCTATGCTTTCGGGCTCGTGAGTGCAGGGCGCAGCCGTTTGAGCGTTGATGGCAAGATTCTTGTCGATAACTGGACAAAGCAGGAGACCGGCAGCTCGTTTTTCGGAATCGGATCGACGGAGGTCTCCGAGGAACTCCATCTCGAAGCTGGACGTTCCTACGAGATCGTTGTCGAGTATAGTTCCTTGCCGATGGGTGGGTTGGGAGGTGTCACGATAGGGTGCCTCGCACCTCGACCGGAGAATATGATGGAGCGGGCTGTAGCAGCCGCCACGAATGCTGACGCGGCGATCGTATTTCTGGGCTCCAATCCGGATTGGGAGTCCGAGGGTCGGGACCGCAAAAGTATGCAGCTGCCCGGGGATCAGGAGGAGCTGATCCGGCGGGTGGCGGCCGCCAATCCGAATACGATTGCCGTGGTCAACGCCGGTTCGCCAACGGCAATGGAATGGGCGGAGCAGGTGCCTGGGGTGCTGCAGCTCTGGTATCCGGGCCAGGAAGGGGGGCGGGCGATTGTCGACGTTCTCTTCGGCGATGCCGAGCCCGGAGGTCGTCTTCCGACGACGTTCCCCCGGCGTATCGAGGATGATCCCGCGTTCCTGCACTATCCGGGGGAGCGGGGGCATGTTGCCTACGGGGAAGGTGTCTTTGTCGGGTACCGTGGTTACGAGAAGAAGAAAGTGGACCCGCGATTCTGCTTTGGTCACGGACTCTCCTATGCCGAGTTTTCTTTCGGACCCCTCGAGTTGTCGTCGGCGGAGATGTCCGAGGCGTCACCGCTTACGGTATCGGTCTCGTTGGAAAATATCGGGAATCGGACGGGTAGTGAAGTCGTGCAGGTTTATATTGCCGACCCCGAGGCAAGCGTCGCCCGTCCGGAAAAAGAGCTCGTGGCGTTTCGCAAGGTTTTTCTCGAGCCCGGCCAGTCGAGCGAGCTATCGTTTACGATTACGCCTCGGGATCTTTCCTTCTGGGATCCGCAGCAAGGAGGGTGGCTGGCTGAAGCCGGGTCGTTTGAAGTCCGGGTCGGGCGTTCCTCGGGCGATATACGGGGGGTAGCGTCCTTTTCGCTCGCGCAAGATATCCGCGATGAATGCTGA
- a CDS encoding radical SAM protein, which yields MMASELHIFLVRPTKYDDEGYLLRHWRGVLPSNTLACLRGLTERVATDGDLPGVSVRISCCDESVEAIPEKKIYEEQQRSGVKVLVGLVGVQTNQMPRARDLALRLRDRGVDVLLGGFHVSGTRCGAGAPAEITELLAAGVTLVRGEVEEAWSRILRDALRDELEPIYDLLGTLPDLSRAALPSPDRRLMQKFVHSSFVTMDSSRGCPFSCSFCTIIQIQGRKMRTRSPSRIAEMVEARHHPGGIDQYFFTDDDFARNPHWREILLELIRLREEEGKPIRFLMQSDLLAHRQKDFIELARRAGCFQVFLGMESLDAEALAGAGKRQNRIADYAATVRAWQDAGIFVHAGYIVGFPHDTMESVRESVRRLRDEIGVDVASFFLLTPLAGSSDHTAALAAGVDIDEDLNRHDTFHAVTDPGGMSRTDAEAAYHAAWREFYSFEHRRRRLAAWPEDQRATLLQNYLWYSCATRVEHFHPMMTGFVRLKPRRDRRPGLAIESLPRHLVRRVPEVTRMAGGYFRQIRVAQRLWRAAGEGRKNRGWRDFLRHLLAGEAREAGSLGPAGSSQA from the coding sequence ATGATGGCGTCGGAACTGCATATTTTCCTTGTCCGACCCACAAAATATGATGATGAAGGATATCTTCTTCGCCACTGGCGAGGGGTGCTTCCTTCGAACACCCTCGCATGCCTGCGCGGACTGACAGAGCGAGTCGCGACCGATGGGGATTTGCCGGGCGTCTCGGTCCGGATCTCCTGTTGTGACGAATCGGTAGAGGCGATCCCCGAGAAGAAGATCTACGAGGAGCAGCAGAGGTCGGGCGTGAAGGTGCTCGTCGGTCTGGTCGGCGTGCAGACCAACCAGATGCCACGAGCAAGGGACCTTGCGCTTCGGCTGCGCGATCGAGGCGTGGATGTTCTGCTCGGGGGCTTTCATGTTTCCGGGACACGTTGCGGAGCGGGTGCCCCCGCCGAGATCACGGAACTTCTGGCCGCGGGGGTCACCTTGGTGCGTGGCGAGGTTGAGGAAGCCTGGTCGAGAATTCTCCGAGATGCCCTGCGCGATGAATTGGAGCCGATCTACGATCTTCTCGGGACCCTGCCGGATTTGTCTCGCGCTGCCTTGCCGTCCCCGGACCGGCGCCTGATGCAAAAATTCGTCCACTCCTCCTTTGTCACCATGGATTCGAGTCGGGGGTGTCCGTTTTCCTGTTCCTTCTGCACAATCATCCAGATTCAGGGTCGAAAGATGCGGACGCGCTCGCCCTCGAGGATCGCGGAAATGGTTGAGGCGCGACACCACCCGGGGGGCATTGACCAATATTTCTTCACCGATGATGATTTCGCGAGGAATCCTCATTGGCGCGAGATTCTGCTCGAGCTGATCCGCTTGCGGGAGGAAGAGGGGAAGCCGATCCGTTTCCTGATGCAAAGTGATCTTCTCGCACACCGGCAGAAAGATTTTATCGAACTCGCTCGTCGAGCCGGCTGCTTTCAGGTGTTCCTCGGCATGGAGAGTCTGGATGCCGAGGCGCTCGCCGGGGCTGGCAAACGCCAAAACCGAATTGCCGATTATGCGGCAACCGTGCGGGCCTGGCAGGACGCCGGAATCTTCGTGCACGCAGGCTATATTGTCGGCTTCCCCCACGACACGATGGAGTCCGTTCGGGAAAGTGTTCGGCGTTTGCGCGACGAGATTGGTGTCGATGTCGCATCCTTCTTCCTGCTGACACCACTTGCGGGTTCCTCCGATCATACAGCGGCGCTCGCTGCAGGCGTGGATATTGATGAGGACTTGAACCGACACGATACATTCCATGCGGTCACGGATCCCGGCGGGATGTCTCGCACGGATGCCGAGGCTGCCTACCATGCGGCTTGGCGTGAGTTCTATTCCTTCGAGCATCGTCGGCGCCGGCTCGCGGCATGGCCGGAAGATCAGCGAGCAACCCTCTTGCAGAACTATTTATGGTACAGCTGTGCCACGCGAGTCGAGCACTTCCATCCGATGATGACAGGCTTTGTGCGACTCAAGCCGCGGAGGGATCGGCGTCCCGGCCTTGCGATCGAGAGTCTCCCGAGGCATCTCGTCCGGCGAGTACCTGAAGTGACGCGTATGGCCGGAGGTTATTTCCGACAGATCCGGGTCGCTCAGCGTTTGTGGAGGGCTGCGGGTGAAGGCCGCAAGAACCGCGGCTGGCGTGATTTCCTCCGACATCTTCTCGCAGGAGAGGCACGGGAAGCAGGAAGCCTCGGGCCGGCAGGAAGCTCGCAGGCCTGA
- a CDS encoding peroxiredoxin, with amino-acid sequence MAVRLGDIAPDFTAETTEGTIQFHDWIGDGWAVLFSHPKDFTPVCTTELGYMARIKPEFDKRGVKIIGLSVDSADSHTEWSKDIEETQGTAPNYPLIADSERKVADLYDMIHPNALDTLTVRSVFVIGPDKKVKMSLTYPASTGRNFDELLRVIDSLQLTAKHQVATPVNWKDGDRCIIVPALSNDEAREKFPDGWEEQKPYLRLVKQPKS; translated from the coding sequence ATGGCAGTAAGGCTTGGCGATATCGCCCCTGATTTCACGGCAGAAACGACCGAGGGTACGATTCAATTTCACGACTGGATTGGCGACGGTTGGGCAGTTTTGTTCTCCCACCCGAAGGATTTCACCCCGGTCTGCACAACCGAACTTGGCTATATGGCTCGCATCAAGCCCGAGTTTGACAAGCGCGGCGTGAAAATCATCGGTTTGAGTGTCGACTCGGCAGATTCTCATACCGAGTGGTCCAAAGATATCGAAGAGACCCAGGGTACCGCGCCGAACTATCCCCTGATTGCCGATTCCGAGCGCAAAGTCGCGGACCTCTATGACATGATTCATCCCAACGCTCTGGATACGCTGACCGTGCGTTCGGTATTCGTGATCGGCCCCGACAAAAAAGTGAAGATGTCCTTGACCTACCCCGCGAGTACCGGCCGTAATTTCGATGAACTCCTGCGGGTGATTGATTCCCTGCAACTGACGGCCAAACACCAGGTCGCCACACCTGTGAATTGGAAGGACGGCGATCGCTGCATCATTGTTCCTGCTCTTTCCAATGATGAAGCACGCGAGAAGTTTCCGGATGGCTGGGAGGAGCAAAAGCCCTATCTCCGCCTCGTGAAACAACCGAAATCATAA